The following DNA comes from Oncorhynchus masou masou isolate Uvic2021 chromosome 21, UVic_Omas_1.1, whole genome shotgun sequence.
cgcagagagcatcatgaagaacaaggaacacaccaggcaggtccgagatactgttgtgaagaagtttaaagccggatttggatacaaaaagatttcccaagctttaaaacaTCCCAaaaagcactgtgcaagcgataatattgaaatggaaggagtatcagaccactgcaaatctaccaagacctggccgtccctctaaactttcagctcatacaaggagaagactgatcagagatgcagccaagaggcccatgatcactctggatgaactgcagagatctacagctgaggtgggagactctgtccatagcacaacaatcagtcgtatattgcacaaatctggcctttatggaagagtggcaagaagaaagccatttcttaaagatatccataaaaagtgttgtttaaagtttgccacaagccacctgggagacacaccaaacgtgtggaagaaggtgctctggtcagatgaaaccaaaattgaactttttggcaacaatgcaaaacgttatgtttggcgtaaaagcaacacagctcatcaccctgaccataccatccccactgtcaaacatggtggtggcagcatcatggtttgggcctgcttttgatccaaaacataaagcaaaatctacaatggaatggttcaaaaataaacatatccaggtgttagaatggccaagtcaaagtccagacctgaatccaatcgagaatctgtggaaagaactgaaaactgctgttcacaaatgctctccatccaacctcactgagctcgagctgttttgcaaggaggaatgggaaaaaaattcagtttctcgatgtgcaaaactgatagagacataccccaagcgacttacagctgtaatcgcagcaaaaggtggcgctacaaagtattaacttaagggggctgaatcattttgcattttgttaaaaaagtttgaaatatccaataaatgtcgttccacttcatgattgtgtcccacttgttgttgattcttcacaaaaaaatacagttttatatctttatgtttgaagcctgaaatgtggcaaaaggtcgcaaagttcaagggggccgaatcctttcgcaaggcactgtacctgcccGCCTTACCTACCTGCCTGCCCGCCTTACCTACCTGCCTGCCCGCCTTACCGCCCGCCTTACCGCCCTCCCGCCTTACCTGCCGCCCGCCTTACCGCCTTacctgcctgcccgcccgcctTACCTGCCTGCCCGTCCACCTTGCCTGCCTTAACGCCGCCCgccttgcctgcctgcccgccttaCCTGCCTGCCCGCCTTACCTGCCTGCTCGCCTTACCGCCCGCTTGCCTTACCAACTGCCTTGCCCGCCCGCCTTACCTGCCTGCCCGCCTTACCTGCCTGCCCGCCTTACCTGCCTGCCCGCCTTACCGCCCGCTTGCCTTACCGACTGCCTTGCCTGCCCACCTTACCGCCCGCCTTACCTACCTGCCCGCATTACCTGCCTGCCCGCCATACCGACTGCCTTGCCTGCCCGCCTTACCGCCCGCTTGCCTTACCGACTGCCTTGCCTGCCCGCCTTACCGCCCGCCTTACCTGCCTGCCCGCCTTACCTGCCTGCCCGccttacctgcctgcctgcccgccttaCCGCCCGCTTGCCTTACCGACTGCCTTACCaccttgcctgcctgccttgcctgccttaCCGCCTTGGCATGGGACACCACTGCTAGACTGGAGCCTAGTTGTCAGAGCAGCCAACTATATTGTAGTCTATAGGAGTACAGCTAACATCACTATCAGTTGTCAGAAGACGAGAGGGTTTTAGACACCAGTTACAGTAGACTTTCAGGGCAGGGAGAAGAAGCGCTGCATTGCTTTGTGATATACTGGGGTTGAAAATAGTAACTGTGACAGGAGCTATCATCAGAGATGGACTCATCTGCATCAATTGGGTGGAACAAGGCTGACATGAGGAAAATCCATTTTTCCACCTGTCACCTCAACATGCTAGGATGATTTGGGTGAGAGGCAGTCTCATACCTTGGTACTGCAGTGTGCCTTTACCAAAGCACACACCCAGAGTGATGCAGCATCAACCCACCATCTGGTCTGTCCAGGTAGCACAAAATAATGCCTTTCATTTCACTCCTGGAGGAATTAGGCCATTTTATATTCCACACTTCATTATATTTTCCGCACTTCATTAGTGGGATGATTGGAATGTAAATAGAACTTCATGTTGTAACGAACATGTATTTTAACAGGGAAGCAAATCATAATCCCTAATGATTTGTAGATGAATTGCACTACTCTAAATTGGATTGTTATATAAGGATCTACATAAAAATGATCCTGCCCTCTCCATGGCTAATTTAGTCTGACTCTTTTAAACAAAGACTTCAAACATTTACAGAAACTTAACCTACTTTTCCTCTGGCACACTAATACTGTATACTGAATAATCAGAACTCAACTTTCACAATTTCTTTTATTCCTAGTCATTTTCCACAGGTCTGCCTTTGGCCCCCTCAACAACCCAACTCATCTCAGTAATATGGAGTCACGCACACATCCATATTAACACTTATACATTTCATCTCTATGACCTTCTGGGAGCTCTGCAGGAAGGAACTCTATTGCACTGGCCTTACCCTGTAGCTCTCCAAGTCCCATTGTCCATTTCTACCTTCCACTCCTTTTCCCCGAGCCCTCTCTATACCCAATGGTGTGTGAGCAGTAATTTGTCATCTCCCTCTGAGCgtaaccaagatgagatggcaggCCCTCAGGGTGGCTAGCCGATACCACCTGAGCAACCCGCATTTCTCCTTACGTAACTGCTGCAGGTTCTGAGGGGGGAGCCAGGAACAATGGAATACACAGCTGTGGAATACAGAAAGTAAAATACAATAAAAAGGAAGATTCCCTCAAGGGGAAAGAGATGCATTAATCATAACAAAACCTTCAGAAGACAACCTCCATTACATCAGAAGACAACCTCCATTACATCAGAAGAcaacctccattacatcatctcCATTACATCAGAAGACAACCTCCATTTTCATTTTATCTTTATCTAACTAGgacagtcagttaagaacaaattcttattttcaatgattgcctaggaacagcgggttaactgccttgttcaggggcagaacaacagatttttaccttgtcagctcagggaatttgatcttgcaacctttcggttactagtccaatgctctaaccactgggctacctgccaccccattacATCAGAAGACAACCTCCATTAAATCAGAAGCACAGATGGACAGGACAGGCACTCAGGAGGTATAGGCACTCGGCAAGCTAAAGCTATGGGCAACTTGCTGTAGGGGGCCCTGTCTTAGTGCCTTGCTGCGCTGTGCTGTCTGCCAGTGTTTCCCACACTCTCAGAACAGCCCTGGGCACACAGCACAGGTAAACCATCCTGATCCACAGGTCCTCTCAATTGTTTTCCAAAGGAAAACTCACCAACTCTACAGTCAAGAATTCCACTAGGTCAGAAGAGAGATTAGGACTGTGGAAAAAAAATCTGTCTACTGAACAAACAAAACAGGATCTACGCGGTTTTTACAAGACATTTAAAAATAAACTAAAATTGGTCATAAATCTTAGTAAAGAAAACATGCAGAGGCCCTAAATCAAACCAACCCTGGGTAATTTCACATCGTGTCACAACTGTTTCCCCTGATGGTTTACAAACGTTCTGCATGTTGAAAATGGGCATGATGACACCTCCGACCGTGACGTTAAATAACAAGGCTTTGACAAAATGATGAGCACAAAACCAATTAAACCACGAAATAAAGAATATGCAAATTGAACAATAAAATCCCTCATCTCGGGAAAGGACCATCTTTGTGTCCAGTCATGCCTTGGAGCTATAACATGGAGGATGGGGCTGCAGTGATAAAACAAGGAGCCATGCTTATAATAGCCTGCCATGTCTTCACACATCACACATCTGCACTCCCTGGGTACATGTTAACTGTGGTTTCTTCAaccccccctctcccatccctgttatttatttatttcccaaCAGAACATCACTAGCATCAAGGATCTTGTCGGTaaaaacacactcaaacacagtACAGTGCTTAAATAGTGTGGCTATTTCTCCTCCTGCAGCAGCAGCCCACAAGGGCCTGGAGACTGAAGTCTGAAAGGTCAGCAGCCAACCAACTCAGGtaatactttgtgtgtgtgtgtctgttattcTGTTGGTGATGTCTTATCTGTGGAAATAGTCTCTGCGAGGATATCTTGGGGGATTCCACGAAGGTAGATCATTGGACCAAATTAAGCAGACAGATCAATCACCAACCCAATCAATCACTTAGCAGATATACCTGCCACCTCCATTTTGGTCATTactggtgtggagagagaggggagatcatTCTCCTGAAACTGGCTGTTTATGATGATCTTGCCCATGCAGCAAAATTATGGAAACACACATCTGCGTTATCAAGGCTATCACGTCTATTAGCCCAGTCTGTTTTTCGCATCTCTTTGTCATTCATGAATCAAGGCCGTCCTGCCTGCCCCTCCCTTCCCCTACTAGACGTCCCCTGCAGAGGGGACTGGAGGAGCAATGAGAGGAGGGTAGCAGCTGTGAGTTTAGTCTCCCACCGAGTGGTTGCTGATGCTGACTGCTCTAGGGAGCGTCCGTTTTGGCATAGTGGACTCGCTACCACATAAATAAAAGAAAAACACTGCCAGAACAGCCACTACCACCTGCTTGGAGTAGGTTTTCTTCATATGGTTATTATTGTATTAGTGTCATTGTATTATTATTTGGTGCCCAATGTGTATCGAGTAATTCAATCGATATAGTTCAGGATCTACATTAACATGTGTTCATTAGGCTAGATTATAGATCTGACCTGGGGGTGTAGGTAAAACAATGTTGAATAAATTATATTTTCCAGGGTGCAATGGGTTATTCATTATTTGTATAGATGAAAGAAACGCAACAACGTGATTGTGGAAAGTTATTCGGGGTCTCTCTGGTTAGACAGAGATACGTTGGACAAAGTTGTAATTTCTTTAGCTTAAACATTTGAGACTGGAGGTAAGCCCACTGAAGCAGAACTGTTATTATGATATCTGTGTAATTATGAAAGCAGGTGTATCTGTCATTAAGGCTAACATTTAATCGCTAGCTAGCTCGGGTTAACTACGGCTAGGCTAACAGGGAGAATGAATATAGCCAAAAGTGTGCACATTGTTTCAGATAAATATTAGCTAGTTATGATAAACAATCCAGTGGCTAGATGCCACCTCTAGCTAGCCGCCAcctctagctagccagctaataaTGAGTCAATATTGGAATGAAGCAGCTCTGTCTTATGATTGCAGTTTGACTGGTAGCGGGCTGAGCTGGTCCATAATACGTTTGCTTGTCTCCATCATCTGCTGCATAAATCAAGCATTGCGTGACAAGTGCATTGAACAACTCAATGAATTCTAATGCAATGCAAAAATAAATATAGTAGTACGTAGATGACCCTTCACACAAAACCAGTTACAGAGTGTCAGTGTAAACCATAGTAAGCTTTGCTATGGCGCATACTATTCTGTAGCAGCTCGTCTCACGAGCCATGTGACGTAGAGAGAGTCTATTCTACAGCACTGAAAGGAAAGCAGAGCAACCCCCTTCCAGAAGCGCCGAGTGAGCATGTGTGGCTCACGACTGGCTAGGATGTCCTTTAATATACGGTTGCTATGGAAATGGATGACATGAAATGGATCCGTACGGCTAAAAAATCTCCTCGAACCCTCCTCACCTCGTGTTTTTACAGACATCACTGCCAACAACCTGACGCGTCATAGGGAGATCGGCACCAGCCGAGGTAAGGATCTCAACATTGCTCTCTCTTGCTGTACATCATAAACAATTATAATTAAAGGATGTTTTCCCTTGTACCCTTACTGAAGAATAATCaatacatttaaattaaaaaGCAATGCTGGCAAATGTGAACatcttaaaattaaaaaaataacgaATTGTCTGTCTTATTTCAAAGTTCTATAAAATGTTCTAAACAAAAATATTTATTATTGTATCAGTGATAAAATGATACAaaaatgtgaagaaatgtgtTAATATTGAAGTCACTGTGGTGGGGTAACCTTATTGAAGTGTGGTGATAAGGGCACTGCAGCTTTAAGTCCACATATTGAGCATTACAATTATCAGAAAGTCATTCTCTTCAGTAACTGTTCCATGAGGCGCCGGCACAGAGGAGAGGCATGCGCAACACAAAATACACACGCACTAAAACTGCTGTCTCCTTTTCCAACTATCAGCCAGAGCCATCCATCTCTCTCATCGGTCCAGTTCACACTCTCCTTTGTTCCTGCAAGAAAAGTCTGTGCATGAGtgtggtgagagaggagagagagagtgtgaggggagagagagaaaagagagggagacaaatgAAGAGACCTGCTCAATTCAATTTCtcattcctgtctcctctccagtccagTGGAGCCGGTGCTGAGGAAAGGGGCTGAAGATTGGCCGCTGCCCGCTCTAGCACCAGGATCCTCTACAGCCGTCTGGGGTGAGGGGTGGAGGAGACGAGGTGCCTGGCTGGGGCTGGGTGGATGCTGCCTGGAGGAGGGGGGGGCCACGGCAGCAGCAGAGGCAGCGGGAGGAAGATGGCATCCACATGCATGCAGATCTTCGCCTTTATCCTGGCGCTGTTGGGCATCATGGGGGCCATGGTGGCCACACTGCTGCCCAATTGGAAGGTGAGTGCCGACGTGGGCTCCAACATCATCACAGCCATCTCCCAGATGCaggggctgtggatggactgCACCTGGTACAGCACCGGCATGTTCAGCTGCACTTTGAAGTACTCGGTGCTGTCGCTGCCCGCCTACCTGCAGACTGCCCGCACCACCATGGTGCTGTCCTGTGTGATGGCTGCCATGGGCCTGTGCCTGGCATCCCTGGGGCTCAAATGTACCCGCTGGGGGGGCGGCCGGCGCTCCAAGAGGCACGCGGCCATCGCCAGCGGGGGCTGCTTCATCGCCGCCGGCTTCCTGTGCCTGGTGCCCGCTTCCTGGTTCACCAACGAGGTCATCACTAACTTCCTGGACCGCAGTGTGCACGAGAGCAATAAGTTTGAGCCCGGGGGGGCCGTGTACGTGGCCTTCCTGTCGGCAGGCTTCCTCTTCGTGGGGGGGTCCATCTTCTGCGTGTCTTGCTCGGGGAAGAGGCCCGGTCACCAGGACATGATCTTACTGCCCCCCCCCAACAAACTCATactgcagcagcaacagcagctcctacagcaacagcagcaggacCAGCACCAGTACTGCTCCCTCTCCCCACTAGACAATAAGACAGGCTACAGCCTGCAGGACTATGTGTAGGCTAAAGCAACAAGCCACTTGCTACTGCTAGGCAGACCAGTTCGGGGAACAACCAGGGCTTACACTGCGTAAGAGATTGAGGAGGAGACTAGAGCAGAGGGGAAGGACTTTGATGgcgtctctctttccctttcccctcTTCTTCTGTTCTGCAAGCACAAGCAGTGGAGGTATTCCCCGAGCAGCCCCTTGGAACAGACGGACGGTTGGTGAATGTGAAATGCAGCGCAGCCGggggaggaagggaagcgctGCAGAATGGGAGGGGAGCCGCAGCGACACATGCAGATACCCCAGCAATCATCAGTAAATCCATTAAGACTTCCCGGGGGAATGGATTAGCTGATAACAAGCCTCCCGTTAATTTCCTTTTCCTCGCCAAAGGTTTGAATTAATAAGCA
Coding sequences within:
- the LOC135508339 gene encoding claudin-20-like, whose translation is MLPGGGGGHGSSRGSGRKMASTCMQIFAFILALLGIMGAMVATLLPNWKVSADVGSNIITAISQMQGLWMDCTWYSTGMFSCTLKYSVLSLPAYLQTARTTMVLSCVMAAMGLCLASLGLKCTRWGGGRRSKRHAAIASGGCFIAAGFLCLVPASWFTNEVITNFLDRSVHESNKFEPGGAVYVAFLSAGFLFVGGSIFCVSCSGKRPGHQDMILLPPPNKLILQQQQQLLQQQQQDQHQYCSLSPLDNKTGYSLQDYV